In Nonomuraea muscovyensis, one genomic interval encodes:
- a CDS encoding NADP-dependent oxidoreductase encodes MRAVLQHSFGGPEVLRVVETERPEPLSGEVLIRVRAAGVNPVDAAVRSGVYPLLGEPPFGVGWDVSGVVAQAAPGARYKVGDEVYGMPFFPRAATGYAEYVATPSRQVARKPASLDHVQAAALPLAGLTAWQGLVDAAQVRAGDRVLIHRAAGGVGHLAVQIAKARGAYVIALASAGKHEFVRSLGADEVIDYQKVDFTAAVEDADVVFDSNAQGAGSLAVLKPGGVLVSIMEHGDAELAARVEAAGRRFAGVSVEPDHVALEAIAELVDAGAIHPHVQETFPLEEAGKAHEVLEAGQVRGKLVLTV; translated from the coding sequence ATGCGCGCGGTCCTTCAGCATTCCTTCGGCGGTCCCGAAGTCCTGCGAGTCGTCGAGACCGAGCGGCCCGAGCCGCTGTCCGGCGAGGTGTTGATCCGGGTGCGGGCCGCCGGGGTGAACCCGGTTGACGCCGCCGTGCGGTCCGGCGTCTACCCGCTGCTCGGCGAGCCGCCGTTCGGGGTCGGCTGGGATGTGTCCGGGGTCGTGGCGCAGGCGGCTCCCGGCGCCAGGTACAAGGTGGGCGACGAGGTGTACGGCATGCCGTTCTTCCCCCGCGCCGCGACCGGCTACGCCGAGTATGTCGCCACGCCCTCCCGCCAGGTCGCCCGCAAGCCCGCCTCCCTCGACCACGTCCAGGCCGCGGCCCTTCCGCTGGCCGGACTGACCGCGTGGCAGGGGCTGGTGGACGCGGCGCAGGTCAGGGCGGGTGACCGGGTGCTGATCCACCGGGCCGCGGGAGGCGTCGGGCACCTGGCGGTGCAGATCGCCAAGGCTCGCGGCGCGTACGTGATCGCGCTGGCCAGCGCGGGCAAGCACGAGTTCGTCCGGTCTCTCGGCGCCGATGAGGTGATCGACTACCAGAAAGTCGACTTCACCGCGGCGGTCGAGGACGCGGACGTCGTCTTCGACTCCAACGCCCAGGGCGCGGGCTCGCTGGCCGTGCTCAAGCCCGGCGGGGTGCTCGTCAGCATCATGGAGCACGGCGACGCCGAGCTCGCCGCACGGGTGGAGGCCGCGGGGCGCCGCTTCGCGGGGGTGTCGGTCGAGCCCGACCACGTGGCGCTGGAGGCCATCGCCGAGCTGGTCGACGCCGGTGCGATCCACCCGCACGTCCAGGAGACCTTCCCGCTGGAGGAGGCCGGGAAGGCGCACGAGGTGCTGGAGGCGGGCCAGGTCCGCGGCAAGCTCGTCCTGACGGTATAA
- a CDS encoding AraC family transcriptional regulator, which translates to MDILTEALESMRTGHPTSVRTDGHAPWGLRLPPAAGAGFHVVLHGSCWLVPVDAPHLEPISLDVGDVVFLRSGSRFVLADHPSTPGEVPGPERYTKAPPIGSVVLGDGGPRTSLLCGNYHLDMARPHPLVRQLPEVVHLRTGHGRHAELSAAVRLLGAELDDPRIGSEGIVPALIDSLLLYILRAWLAEQPAEAEGWSAALRDPAVAPALAAIHDTPSAPWTVESLAERSGLSRAAFARKFAALVGEPPMAYLTRWRMTLAAKLLRDSDVPLISVAARTGYSTEFALAKAFKREYGIAPGGYRRQARAA; encoded by the coding sequence ATGGACATCCTCACGGAGGCGCTGGAGTCGATGCGGACCGGGCATCCCACCTCGGTCCGCACCGACGGCCACGCGCCGTGGGGGTTGCGGTTGCCGCCCGCCGCGGGCGCCGGCTTCCACGTGGTGCTGCACGGCTCGTGCTGGCTCGTCCCCGTGGACGCCCCGCACCTGGAGCCGATCTCGCTGGACGTCGGCGACGTGGTGTTCCTGCGCAGCGGCTCCCGGTTCGTCCTGGCCGACCACCCCAGCACGCCGGGCGAGGTGCCCGGGCCGGAGCGCTACACCAAGGCGCCGCCGATCGGGTCGGTCGTGCTCGGGGACGGCGGGCCGCGCACCAGCCTGCTGTGCGGCAACTACCACCTCGACATGGCCCGGCCCCATCCGCTGGTCCGGCAGTTGCCGGAGGTGGTCCACCTGCGCACCGGGCACGGCCGCCATGCCGAGCTGAGCGCCGCGGTCCGGCTGCTCGGCGCGGAGCTGGACGACCCGCGCATCGGCTCGGAGGGCATCGTGCCCGCGCTGATCGACTCGTTGCTGCTGTACATCCTGCGCGCCTGGCTGGCGGAGCAGCCCGCCGAAGCCGAAGGCTGGTCGGCCGCGCTCCGCGACCCCGCCGTCGCCCCGGCGCTGGCGGCCATCCACGACACCCCCTCGGCCCCGTGGACGGTCGAATCGCTGGCCGAACGGTCCGGGCTCTCCCGCGCCGCCTTCGCCAGGAAGTTCGCCGCGCTGGTCGGCGAGCCGCCCATGGCCTACCTGACCCGCTGGCGCATGACGCTGGCCGCCAAGCTGCTGCGCGACTCCGACGTCCCGCTGATCTCCGTCGCCGCCCGGACGGGCTACAGCACGGAGTTCGCCCTGGCCAAGGCCTTCAAGCGGGAGTACGGCATCGCCCCCGGCGGCTACCGTCGCCAGGCCAGGGCCGCCTGA
- a CDS encoding RNA polymerase sigma factor codes for MTANVRAPDRTDPAETISDAALLELSRRRPERFGEVYDRYVGEIHAYLGRRLDRQAADDLTAEVFLAAFKKRETFDPERGEVRPWLYGFATNLIASHRRTEIRRLAAVQRNAALYDGADDGHEERVLTRIDAVSAQGRLAAELRALPDGDRDVLLLSALGELSHDEVAKALDIPYGTVGSRLSRVRRKLRAALGGVNPMRGGSDG; via the coding sequence GTGACTGCCAATGTGAGGGCTCCGGATCGCACCGATCCAGCGGAGACGATCAGCGACGCGGCCCTGCTGGAGCTGTCGCGCCGCCGCCCCGAGCGGTTCGGTGAGGTCTACGACCGGTACGTGGGCGAGATCCACGCCTACCTGGGGCGGCGGCTCGACCGGCAGGCCGCCGACGATCTCACCGCGGAGGTGTTCCTCGCCGCGTTCAAGAAGCGCGAGACGTTCGATCCCGAGCGCGGAGAGGTCCGGCCGTGGTTGTACGGCTTCGCCACCAACCTGATCGCGTCGCACCGGCGTACCGAGATCAGACGGCTGGCCGCGGTGCAGCGCAACGCGGCCCTGTACGACGGCGCGGACGACGGTCACGAGGAGCGCGTGCTCACCCGTATCGACGCCGTGAGCGCACAGGGGCGGCTCGCGGCGGAGTTGCGCGCGCTGCCCGACGGGGACCGGGACGTGCTGCTGCTGAGCGCGCTGGGCGAGCTGAGCCATGACGAGGTGGCCAAGGCGCTCGACATCCCGTACGGCACCGTCGGGTCGCGGTTGTCACGGGTGCGCAGGAAGCTTCGGGCCGCCCTGGGCGGCGTCAACCCCATGCGTGGAGGCTCTGATGGATGA
- a CDS encoding CU044_5270 family protein: MDDYQAVRELLPAPPLSPEVERAGRERLAAAFARERVRRSRRTARWSALGLGMAGAAAAAAIVFAQSVPTGAPATSGTVAQADGKRFLLVAAATVAAMPDEGTWWGSREVQGLQYRDPGGRYVLHESTSIETWIPADPEGLTWYRETPQGVRPATPRDEAAWRADGSPTSWTYDGAGEREGPGVVRAEPGEQRTWSTEDWDFRIVTAGKPLTKMGDLPGTPEGLKTLFGGDDRTTVDTAARLLVFAPVTSETRAAAYRLLASTPGVAAVGQVTDVLGRTGQAIEYESGEFALSGRVGATRTRLVIDPVTGKPLSLETRSAADGLLRLYTAIQDSRWADENPLKEKK, translated from the coding sequence ATGGATGACTACCAGGCGGTGCGGGAGCTGCTGCCCGCGCCGCCGCTCTCGCCCGAGGTCGAACGGGCCGGGCGCGAGCGGCTGGCCGCCGCGTTCGCCCGGGAGCGGGTCCGGCGCAGCCGCAGGACCGCCAGGTGGAGCGCGCTGGGGCTCGGCATGGCGGGGGCCGCCGCCGCGGCGGCCATCGTGTTCGCGCAGTCGGTGCCCACGGGCGCGCCCGCCACGTCCGGCACGGTCGCCCAGGCGGACGGCAAGCGGTTCCTGCTGGTCGCGGCGGCCACCGTGGCCGCCATGCCCGACGAGGGCACGTGGTGGGGCAGTAGGGAGGTCCAGGGCCTGCAGTACCGCGATCCGGGCGGCCGGTACGTCCTGCACGAGAGCACGTCGATCGAGACCTGGATCCCCGCGGATCCCGAAGGGCTCACCTGGTACCGCGAGACCCCACAAGGGGTCAGGCCCGCGACGCCCCGGGACGAGGCGGCCTGGCGTGCCGACGGCTCACCCACGTCGTGGACCTACGACGGGGCCGGGGAGCGGGAAGGCCCCGGTGTCGTCCGGGCGGAGCCCGGCGAACAGCGGACCTGGTCCACCGAGGACTGGGACTTCCGCATCGTCACGGCCGGCAAGCCGCTGACCAAGATGGGCGATCTCCCCGGCACCCCCGAGGGGCTCAAGACGCTCTTCGGCGGGGACGACCGCACGACCGTCGACACGGCGGCGCGGCTGCTGGTCTTCGCGCCGGTGACGAGCGAGACCCGGGCCGCCGCATACCGGCTGCTCGCCTCGACACCCGGGGTCGCCGCCGTCGGGCAGGTGACCGACGTCCTGGGCCGGACCGGGCAGGCGATCGAGTACGAGTCCGGGGAGTTCGCCCTGTCCGGCCGGGTGGGGGCGACCAGGACCCGGCTGGTGATCGACCCCGTCACCGGCAAGCCGCTTTCCCTTGAGACCCGTTCCGCCGCGGACGGCCTGCTCCGGCTGTACACCGCGATCCAGGACAGCCGCTGGGCGGATGAGAACCCGTTGAAGGAGAAGAAATGA
- a CDS encoding FAD-dependent oxidoreductase, translated as MDVLVIGAGVGGLAVSRALLAAGHRVRVHEQAPGPRTGGKAVLVWSNGNAVLADLGVSLDGVGARIDRIDALTHDGRLRTSMDIAHAADRYGFVTQAIARRDLQRRLAEGLPDGLVRYGASCRAVTQDQGRVTATFSDGSTDTADLLIGADGHHSVVRRHLWGEGTVRPATFGTWQGLSPIDIDITDTARHLMISGREGACGLMPVGGGLLQWWFDVRWSPADPRPAAPLAELRRRFGHWASPVPEVLAAATEGDLEFFGHHWNKVRPVVGEGRITLIGDAAHTMPPTLGQGANQTLEDAWVLGRELAKGDDDPAARLRAYEKDRYPRISLVSRLARRNPANWRTPPILARLFPETIQTTMLARFSNRLTEPAVHSS; from the coding sequence ATGGACGTTCTCGTCATAGGCGCCGGGGTCGGCGGGCTCGCCGTGTCACGCGCGCTGCTGGCCGCCGGCCACCGCGTGCGGGTCCACGAGCAGGCCCCCGGCCCCCGGACCGGCGGCAAGGCGGTGCTCGTCTGGAGCAACGGCAACGCCGTCCTGGCCGACCTCGGCGTCAGCCTCGACGGCGTGGGCGCCCGCATCGACCGCATCGACGCGCTCACCCACGACGGCCGGCTGCGCACCAGCATGGACATCGCCCACGCGGCCGACCGCTACGGCTTCGTCACCCAGGCGATCGCCCGCCGTGACCTGCAGCGACGCCTGGCCGAAGGGCTCCCCGACGGCCTCGTCCGCTACGGCGCGAGCTGCCGGGCCGTCACGCAGGACCAGGGCCGGGTCACGGCGACCTTCAGTGACGGCTCGACGGACACGGCAGACCTGCTCATCGGGGCCGACGGCCACCACTCGGTCGTCCGGCGCCACCTGTGGGGCGAGGGCACCGTCCGGCCGGCGACGTTCGGCACCTGGCAGGGGCTCAGCCCGATCGACATCGACATCACCGACACCGCCCGCCACCTGATGATCTCGGGAAGGGAGGGCGCGTGCGGCCTCATGCCGGTGGGCGGGGGACTGCTGCAGTGGTGGTTCGACGTGCGCTGGTCGCCTGCCGACCCGCGGCCCGCCGCGCCGCTGGCCGAGCTGAGGAGACGGTTCGGGCACTGGGCGTCGCCCGTTCCCGAGGTGCTCGCCGCCGCCACCGAGGGCGACCTCGAATTCTTCGGGCACCACTGGAACAAGGTCCGCCCGGTGGTGGGAGAGGGCCGCATCACCCTGATCGGCGACGCCGCCCACACCATGCCGCCCACCCTGGGGCAGGGCGCCAACCAGACCCTGGAGGACGCGTGGGTGCTCGGGCGCGAGCTGGCCAAGGGGGACGACGATCCGGCGGCACGGCTGCGTGCCTACGAGAAGGACCGCTACCCGCGCATCTCCCTGGTCTCCCGGCTGGCCAGGCGTAATCCCGCCAACTGGCGCACCCCGCCGATCCTCGCCAGGCTGTTCCCCGAGACGATTCAGACCACCATGCTCGCCCGCTTCAGCAACCGCCTCACCGAGCCCGCCGTGCACTCCTCCTGA
- a CDS encoding MarR family winged helix-turn-helix transcriptional regulator has translation MAHKHPGEAVFREFLISIVLHNEAVADRLGLQPVDVAATMLLETRGPLAVGAIADELGLPSASATRLIDRLEKAGYARRVRGERDRRTITVELVEGGLDAYHAACATSRRHVEALALRYGPEQAPLLLDMFARVTDAHRSATAELRATTP, from the coding sequence GTGGCCCACAAGCATCCCGGCGAGGCGGTCTTCCGCGAGTTCCTGATCTCGATCGTGCTGCACAACGAGGCGGTCGCCGACCGGCTCGGCCTGCAACCGGTGGACGTCGCCGCCACGATGCTGCTGGAGACGCGCGGACCGCTCGCCGTGGGAGCGATCGCCGACGAGCTCGGGCTGCCGTCCGCCTCGGCCACCCGGCTGATCGACCGGCTGGAGAAGGCGGGCTACGCGCGCCGGGTGCGCGGCGAACGCGACCGGCGCACGATCACCGTGGAGCTGGTCGAGGGCGGCCTGGACGCCTACCACGCCGCCTGCGCGACCTCCCGGCGGCACGTGGAGGCCTTGGCCCTGCGCTACGGGCCGGAGCAGGCGCCGCTGCTGCTGGACATGTTCGCCCGCGTCACCGACGCCCACCGCTCCGCCACCGCCGAACTCCGCGCGACCACGCCCTGA
- a CDS encoding RNA polymerase sigma factor, giving the protein MRLKRGKLATDPVAFEAFYRRHIDAVTRFLSRRVDDPHTVADLAADVFLAVFDSAHTYRPGRGSEIAWLYGVARNTLSAERRRALRESQLTHRVSGRRPLDGDDVSRLEEQIDAERPARAAFQAMAGLPDGERAVLELVVLEQLTPSEAAVALGIRPGTAMVRLHRARRTLRDLPFVMEGIPR; this is encoded by the coding sequence GTGCGTCTCAAACGGGGAAAGCTTGCCACCGACCCCGTGGCGTTCGAAGCCTTCTACCGGCGGCACATCGACGCTGTCACGCGTTTCCTGTCACGCCGGGTCGACGACCCGCACACGGTCGCCGACCTGGCGGCCGATGTGTTCCTCGCGGTGTTCGACTCGGCGCACACGTACCGCCCGGGCAGGGGCAGCGAGATCGCGTGGCTGTACGGCGTCGCGCGCAACACGCTGTCGGCCGAGCGGCGGCGAGCGCTGCGGGAGTCCCAGCTCACCCATCGTGTGAGCGGGCGGCGTCCGCTCGACGGCGACGACGTGTCCCGGTTGGAAGAGCAGATAGACGCGGAACGGCCCGCCAGGGCGGCCTTCCAGGCCATGGCCGGGTTACCCGACGGGGAGCGCGCTGTCCTGGAACTGGTGGTTCTGGAGCAGCTCACGCCGTCGGAGGCGGCGGTAGCGCTGGGAATCCGGCCGGGGACCGCCATGGTGCGGCTGCACCGCGCCCGCAGGACACTTCGCGACCTTCCCTTCGTCATGGAAGGAATCCCACGATGA
- the nrfD gene encoding NrfD/PsrC family molybdoenzyme membrane anchor subunit translates to MTRERAVVPEAEFRSYYGRPVIKPPIWHEPHMPTYLYLGGMSGVSSMMAVMARLTGHDRLAATARVAAAAGAASGAALLAAELGRPERFLNMLRIFKPTSPMSVGSWILAAQGGLSAAALAGPLNAGPPGGLPHAGGRTGGPGRAPAGVLHGVLRPLGDAALLASGVTGPLTATYTAVLVADTAVPAWHEAYRELPFLFAGSAMAAAGAVSMLGTPRVHAGPARVVAVLGAAVETVAGEVMERRLGFLGEPYRTGRAGRLMRTARALTAGGGLLAAVAGRSRALTVLSGLALTAGSLCTRFGILEAGRASALDPKYTVVPQRRRLRAGAG, encoded by the coding sequence GTGACGCGGGAACGGGCCGTGGTGCCGGAGGCGGAGTTCCGGTCCTACTACGGCCGCCCGGTGATCAAGCCGCCCATCTGGCACGAGCCCCACATGCCGACATATCTCTATCTGGGCGGAATGTCCGGGGTCTCGTCCATGATGGCCGTCATGGCCCGGCTGACCGGTCACGACCGCCTGGCCGCCACCGCCCGCGTCGCCGCGGCGGCGGGGGCGGCCTCCGGAGCCGCCCTGCTCGCCGCCGAACTGGGCAGGCCCGAACGGTTCCTCAACATGCTGCGGATCTTCAAGCCCACCTCGCCGATGAGCGTAGGCTCATGGATCCTCGCCGCCCAGGGCGGCCTGTCGGCCGCCGCGCTGGCCGGTCCCCTGAACGCCGGCCCACCCGGCGGCCTGCCTCACGCGGGCGGCCGGACCGGTGGTCCGGGCCGCGCGCCCGCCGGCGTCCTCCACGGCGTCCTGCGGCCCCTCGGGGACGCGGCGCTGCTGGCCAGCGGCGTGACCGGGCCGCTGACCGCCACCTACACCGCCGTCCTCGTCGCCGACACCGCCGTGCCCGCCTGGCACGAGGCCTACCGGGAGCTGCCCTTCCTGTTCGCGGGCAGCGCGATGGCCGCCGCCGGGGCGGTCTCCATGCTGGGCACGCCCCGGGTCCACGCCGGTCCCGCGCGGGTCGTCGCCGTGCTCGGAGCCGCCGTGGAGACGGTCGCGGGCGAGGTCATGGAACGCCGACTCGGCTTCCTCGGCGAGCCGTACCGGACGGGACGGGCGGGCCGGCTCATGCGCACCGCCCGCGCCCTGACGGCGGGCGGCGGGCTGCTGGCGGCGGTCGCGGGACGCAGCCGCGCCCTCACGGTCCTGTCCGGCCTCGCCCTCACCGCGGGCTCCCTGTGCACCCGCTTCGGCATCCTGGAGGCGGGCCGCGCCTCGGCCCTCGACCCCAAGTACACGGTCGTCCCCCAACGCCGGCGCCTCCGTGCAGGAGCGGGATGA
- a CDS encoding 4Fe-4S dicluster domain-containing protein has protein sequence MAERTGFFTDTSVCIGCKACEVACKEWNQLPDDGFVFQATSYDNTGMLGASTWRHVAFIEQSRPVPGGDEGVERWLMSSDVCKHCTHAACLDVCPTGALFRTEFDTVVVQPDICNGCGYCVPACPFGVIDRREDDGRAWKCTMCYDRQRGGLEPACAKACPTDSIQFGPLDELRERAEERVARLRADGHEEARLYGESPSDGVGGAGAFFLLLDEPEAYGLPPDPVVTTRDLPAMWRWAGAAAVSAVGAVALAFLGPRGQRGSGGSRGWGGSRGPLGPLGSRAGGGR, from the coding sequence ATGGCTGAGCGGACGGGGTTCTTCACCGACACGAGCGTCTGCATCGGGTGCAAGGCGTGCGAGGTGGCCTGCAAGGAGTGGAACCAGCTCCCCGACGACGGCTTCGTCTTCCAGGCCACCTCCTACGACAACACCGGCATGCTCGGGGCGAGCACCTGGCGGCACGTCGCGTTCATCGAGCAGTCGCGGCCGGTGCCCGGCGGCGACGAGGGCGTGGAGCGCTGGCTGATGTCCTCCGACGTGTGCAAGCACTGCACGCACGCCGCCTGCCTGGACGTCTGCCCGACAGGGGCGCTGTTCCGGACCGAGTTCGACACCGTGGTGGTGCAGCCCGACATCTGCAACGGGTGCGGCTACTGCGTGCCCGCCTGCCCGTTCGGCGTGATCGACCGGCGGGAGGACGACGGGCGGGCCTGGAAGTGCACGATGTGCTACGACCGGCAGCGCGGCGGGCTCGAACCCGCCTGCGCCAAGGCGTGCCCGACCGACTCGATCCAGTTCGGGCCGCTCGACGAGCTGCGGGAACGGGCCGAGGAGCGGGTGGCCCGGCTGCGCGCCGACGGGCACGAGGAGGCCCGCCTGTACGGCGAGAGCCCCTCTGACGGGGTCGGGGGAGCGGGGGCGTTCTTCCTGCTGCTGGACGAGCCCGAGGCGTACGGGCTGCCGCCGGACCCCGTGGTGACCACCCGCGACCTGCCGGCCATGTGGCGCTGGGCGGGCGCGGCGGCCGTGTCGGCGGTGGGGGCCGTGGCGCTGGCGTTCCTGGGCCCGCGCGGACAGCGCGGGTCGGGCGGCTCGCGCGGCTGGGGCGGCTCGCGCGGTCCGCTTGGTCCGCTTGGCTCGCGTGCGGGAGGCGGGCGGTGA
- the fdh gene encoding formate dehydrogenase: MSGRGWLARWPVIRQLRGEDGRSEAARSARTDALRPRTEDATTVARSICPYCAVGCGQLVYVEDGKVTQIEGDPDSPISRGRLCPKGSASKQLVTHPGRRTEVLHRRPYGTGWERLDLDTAMEMIADRVVRTRRETWEQTREGRVVRRTMGIASLGGATLDDEENYLMKKLYTALGAIQVENQARIUHSSTVPGLGTSFGRGGATTFQQDLAGADCIVIQGSNMAECHPVGFQWVVEAKARGARVFHVDPRFTRTSALADRHLPIRAGSDIVLLGALINHVLTNGLDFREYVLAYTNAATIVSEDFRDTEDLDGLFSGWDPETATYDPRSWAYESTGEQPSTEQPSTEQPSAEQAEGGRRHAEAAGADTYGAGGPAAHPSPRTDPTLAHPRCVYQILKRHFARYTPELVERLCGIPRDGFAELAEAVTANSGRERTTAWVYSVGWTQHTVGAQYIRTASILQLLLGNMGRPGGGILALRGHASIQGSTDIPTLFNILPGYLDMPHAERHEGLDHYLEVAGGSTGFWGNRRAYLVSLLKAWWGEAATEANDYCFGHLPRLTGDHGHYTTVMGQIDGIVKGYFVVGENPAVGSSGGRAQRLGLANLDWLVVRDLTLVETATFWLDGPELETGELRTEDIGTEVFFLPAASHVEKEGTFTNTQRLLQWREKALDPPGDCRSELWFYYHLGRLVRQRLTDDEIDRPVRELTWDYPEQGAHREPSAEAVLREINGVGPDGRALSSSTQLRPDGSTACGCWIYCGVYADEVNQAARRRPGREQSAVAPEWGWAWPANRRILYNRASADPEGRPWSERKAYVWWDAERGEWTGHDVPDCEIGKPPDYVPPEGAWAEAALAGTDPFIMQSDGKGWLYVPAGLADGPLPAHYEPHESPVANPLYAQQANPARRTYNRPESPYNAPGGRFPYVLTTYRLTEHHTAGGMSRPLAYLAELQPELFCEVSPQLAARLGLTNGDWATIVTSRAVVEARVLVTGRMRPLRVEGRAVHQVGLPYHWGWGGGGLVTGDVTNDLLPLVLDPNVYIQEGKAMTCDVRPGRRPRGRAALDLLEMYRHG, translated from the coding sequence GTGTCAGGAAGGGGATGGCTTGCCCGCTGGCCGGTGATCCGCCAGCTCAGGGGCGAGGACGGCAGGAGCGAGGCCGCACGCTCGGCCCGCACCGACGCGCTGCGGCCCCGCACCGAGGACGCCACGACGGTCGCCCGCTCCATCTGCCCCTACTGCGCGGTCGGCTGCGGCCAGCTCGTCTACGTCGAGGACGGCAAGGTCACCCAGATCGAGGGCGACCCCGACTCGCCGATCTCCCGGGGGCGGCTGTGCCCCAAGGGCTCGGCCAGCAAGCAGCTCGTCACCCATCCCGGCCGCCGGACCGAGGTGCTCCACCGCAGGCCGTACGGCACCGGCTGGGAGCGGCTCGACCTGGACACCGCCATGGAGATGATCGCCGACCGGGTGGTGCGCACCCGGCGGGAGACCTGGGAGCAGACCCGCGAGGGCAGGGTCGTGCGCCGCACGATGGGCATCGCCAGCCTGGGCGGGGCGACGCTCGACGACGAAGAGAACTACCTGATGAAGAAGCTCTACACCGCCCTCGGCGCCATCCAGGTCGAGAACCAGGCGCGCATTTGACACTCCTCCACCGTCCCCGGTCTGGGGACCAGCTTCGGGCGTGGCGGCGCGACCACCTTCCAGCAGGACCTGGCGGGCGCGGACTGCATCGTCATCCAGGGCTCCAACATGGCCGAATGCCACCCCGTGGGCTTCCAGTGGGTCGTGGAGGCCAAGGCGCGCGGGGCCAGGGTGTTCCACGTGGACCCGCGCTTCACCCGCACGAGCGCGCTGGCCGACCGGCACCTGCCGATCCGCGCGGGCAGTGACATCGTGCTGCTCGGCGCGCTGATCAACCACGTGCTGACGAACGGGCTGGACTTCCGCGAGTACGTGCTGGCCTACACCAACGCCGCCACGATCGTGTCCGAGGACTTCCGCGACACCGAGGACCTCGACGGCCTGTTCTCCGGCTGGGACCCGGAGACGGCCACGTACGACCCGAGGAGCTGGGCGTACGAGTCCACGGGCGAGCAGCCCTCCACCGAGCAGCCCTCCACCGAGCAGCCCTCAGCCGAGCAGGCGGAGGGCGGCCGCCGGCACGCCGAGGCAGCGGGGGCCGACACCTACGGCGCGGGCGGGCCCGCCGCGCACCCCAGCCCCCGCACCGACCCGACGCTGGCCCACCCGCGCTGCGTCTACCAGATCCTGAAACGGCACTTCGCCCGCTACACCCCGGAGCTGGTCGAGCGGCTGTGCGGCATCCCGCGGGACGGCTTCGCCGAGCTGGCCGAGGCCGTCACCGCCAACTCCGGCCGGGAGCGCACCACCGCCTGGGTCTACTCGGTCGGCTGGACCCAGCACACCGTCGGCGCGCAGTACATCCGCACCGCCTCGATCCTGCAGCTCCTCCTCGGCAACATGGGACGGCCCGGCGGCGGCATCCTGGCGCTGCGCGGCCACGCCAGCATCCAGGGCTCGACCGACATCCCGACGCTGTTCAACATCCTGCCGGGCTACCTGGACATGCCGCACGCCGAGCGGCACGAGGGCCTGGACCACTACCTGGAGGTGGCAGGCGGCTCGACGGGCTTCTGGGGCAACCGGCGCGCCTACCTGGTGAGCCTGCTCAAGGCGTGGTGGGGCGAGGCCGCCACCGAGGCGAACGACTACTGCTTCGGCCACCTGCCGCGCCTGACCGGCGACCACGGCCACTACACGACCGTGATGGGCCAGATCGACGGGATCGTGAAGGGCTACTTCGTGGTGGGGGAGAACCCCGCCGTCGGCTCCTCCGGCGGCCGGGCGCAGCGCCTCGGCCTGGCGAACCTCGACTGGCTCGTCGTCCGCGACCTGACCCTGGTGGAGACGGCCACGTTCTGGCTGGACGGCCCGGAACTGGAGACCGGCGAGCTGCGCACCGAGGACATCGGCACCGAGGTGTTCTTCCTGCCCGCCGCGAGCCACGTGGAGAAGGAGGGCACGTTCACCAACACCCAGCGGCTGCTCCAGTGGCGGGAGAAGGCGCTCGACCCGCCCGGCGACTGCCGCAGCGAGCTGTGGTTCTACTACCACCTGGGCAGGCTCGTCAGGCAACGCCTGACCGACGACGAGATCGACCGGCCGGTGCGCGAGCTGACCTGGGACTACCCCGAACAGGGCGCGCACCGGGAGCCCTCCGCCGAGGCCGTGCTGCGCGAGATCAACGGGGTCGGCCCCGACGGGCGGGCGCTGTCGTCGTCCACCCAGCTCCGCCCCGACGGCTCCACGGCGTGCGGCTGCTGGATCTACTGCGGCGTGTACGCCGACGAGGTCAACCAGGCCGCCCGCCGCCGCCCCGGCCGCGAACAGAGCGCCGTGGCGCCCGAATGGGGGTGGGCGTGGCCCGCCAACCGGCGCATCCTCTACAACCGGGCCTCCGCCGACCCCGAGGGGCGCCCGTGGAGCGAGCGCAAGGCGTACGTGTGGTGGGACGCCGAACGCGGCGAGTGGACCGGGCACGACGTGCCCGACTGCGAGATCGGCAAGCCGCCGGACTACGTGCCGCCCGAAGGCGCGTGGGCCGAGGCCGCGCTCGCCGGGACCGACCCGTTCATCATGCAGTCCGACGGCAAGGGCTGGCTGTACGTGCCGGCCGGTCTCGCCGACGGCCCGCTGCCCGCCCACTACGAGCCGCACGAGTCCCCGGTCGCCAATCCCCTGTACGCCCAGCAGGCCAACCCGGCCCGCCGCACCTACAACCGCCCCGAGAGCCCGTACAACGCGCCCGGGGGACGCTTCCCGTACGTGCTGACGACGTACCGGCTGACCGAGCACCACACGGCCGGCGGGATGAGCCGGCCGCTCGCCTATCTCGCCGAGCTGCAGCCCGAGCTGTTCTGCGAGGTGTCGCCGCAGCTCGCCGCCCGGCTCGGGCTGACCAACGGCGACTGGGCGACGATCGTGACCAGCCGCGCCGTCGTGGAGGCCAGGGTGCTGGTCACCGGCCGGATGCGGCCGCTGCGCGTCGAGGGCAGGGCGGTCCACCAGGTCGGCCTGCCGTACCACTGGGGGTGGGGCGGAGGCGGCCTGGTCACCGGCGACGTGACCAACGACCTGCTGCCGCTGGTGCTCGACCCGAACGTCTACATCCAGGAGGGCAAGGCCATGACCTGCGACGTGCGGCCGGGCCGTCGGCCGAGGGGCCGGGCGGCGCTCGACCTGCTGGAGATGTACCGCCATGGCTGA